From a single Lewinella sp. LCG006 genomic region:
- a CDS encoding ABC transporter permease — MFRSYLKIGFRSLRKQPFQTTIFISGLALGLTAFLFLQQYTAFEKSYDNFHYAADELYRVTTDQIVNGKIDTRDAMSFASSGAMLVEEIPEIINATTTYKTERMVFRKRNQPIEELNVIAVDTNFLDLFAYPVLQGDPKTMLSAPFSIVLTKTQAVKYFGEENPIGKTIEDLDEFNQAFTVTGVIDDVPENTHYHFDILVSLASYQEELEENGWDGYNYYTYVLLDAGAKLAQVEKKLLALAKKYIGEEDQLFFNLQPVKDIHLYSDFTFEPQVHGSAKAVNFLSIISIFILLIAWINYINLSTAKAVERAKEVGLRKVVGAQQKQLIGQFFFESLLINLFGALAALLLAFALTPYFNGLVGNTVVHNVFFNSYFLGQLAIFFLVGTIATAFYPAIVLSSFQPINALRGAFSRTPKGIFLRKLLVVVQFAASLLLIASTVIIYRQVDFLTNTKMGMNTTHVIGFERPDPEDMSREAYISKIRAFENALLAKPEIKSVGGIQNMPGGQSFDINSTSSGVSIPGQTDIVKSTIYLTGADDNYLDVLNIATLAGRNFDREIAADSNAVMVNAAFLKLLNIADPSLAVGELLQLREGPNAARLPIVGVIDDFNRSTLKQQVEPTILYYTPTPPRSVVKLSGVQMAAQLDFIQTTYREMFPNAPFAYTFLDERFAKIYAADRRFGSIFLIFSILAIFVACMGLLGLSSYLALQRTKEVGIRKVLGATVPSIVLLFFQDFLWLILIAVVIGVPITYLGMNEWLAGYAHRITFPWWVLSGAILTLVGIAFLTVSYQTWRLAILNPTSTLRQN, encoded by the coding sequence ATGTTTCGTAGCTATCTAAAAATCGGCTTTCGTAGCCTCCGCAAGCAACCTTTTCAGACCACCATTTTTATTTCAGGTCTGGCTTTAGGGCTTACTGCTTTCCTTTTTTTACAGCAATACACTGCTTTTGAAAAGAGCTACGATAATTTCCATTATGCTGCCGACGAGCTCTACCGCGTCACTACTGATCAAATAGTAAACGGGAAAATAGATACACGCGACGCGATGTCCTTTGCCTCATCCGGCGCTATGCTCGTGGAAGAAATCCCTGAAATTATCAACGCTACGACAACCTATAAAACGGAACGGATGGTATTTCGTAAGCGCAATCAACCGATCGAAGAACTCAACGTCATTGCTGTAGACACCAATTTTCTTGACCTTTTTGCTTATCCCGTACTTCAGGGCGACCCAAAGACGATGCTTTCCGCTCCCTTCAGTATCGTCTTGACCAAAACCCAGGCCGTGAAGTATTTTGGCGAAGAAAATCCCATTGGTAAAACGATTGAAGACCTCGATGAATTCAATCAGGCTTTTACTGTTACCGGAGTTATTGACGATGTTCCCGAAAACACGCACTACCATTTTGATATACTTGTATCACTGGCCAGCTACCAGGAAGAGCTGGAAGAAAACGGATGGGATGGCTACAATTATTACACTTATGTCTTGTTGGACGCTGGGGCAAAGTTGGCACAAGTAGAGAAAAAACTCCTCGCGCTTGCCAAGAAATACATTGGCGAAGAGGATCAACTTTTTTTTAATCTTCAACCCGTAAAAGATATTCATCTTTATTCTGATTTCACTTTCGAACCTCAGGTTCACGGTAGTGCCAAAGCCGTTAATTTTTTGAGTATCATCTCTATTTTCATTCTGCTCATTGCATGGATCAATTATATTAATCTGTCTACTGCAAAGGCGGTAGAACGCGCCAAAGAAGTAGGTTTACGCAAAGTTGTTGGTGCTCAGCAAAAGCAACTTATTGGGCAGTTTTTTTTCGAATCCTTGCTTATCAATTTATTTGGTGCCTTAGCAGCTCTTCTGTTGGCTTTTGCGCTTACCCCCTATTTCAACGGGCTCGTAGGTAATACAGTCGTCCACAATGTTTTTTTCAATTCCTATTTCTTAGGGCAATTGGCGATTTTCTTTCTTGTAGGTACGATCGCTACAGCCTTCTATCCCGCTATTGTACTTTCCTCTTTTCAACCCATCAATGCTCTGCGTGGTGCTTTTAGCCGGACCCCAAAAGGGATATTCTTACGTAAATTGCTAGTAGTTGTGCAGTTTGCCGCTTCCCTTTTACTGATCGCCAGTACAGTGATTATTTACCGACAGGTAGATTTTCTTACCAATACAAAAATGGGAATGAACACCACCCATGTCATTGGTTTTGAAAGACCCGACCCTGAGGATATGTCACGTGAAGCATATATCAGTAAGATCAGGGCTTTTGAAAATGCCCTATTAGCTAAGCCTGAAATAAAAAGTGTTGGTGGCATTCAGAATATGCCTGGTGGACAGAGTTTTGACATCAACTCTACCAGCAGTGGCGTAAGTATACCTGGTCAAACCGATATTGTTAAATCTACCATATATCTCACCGGTGCAGATGACAACTATCTTGATGTACTTAACATAGCCACGCTTGCCGGCCGTAATTTTGATCGAGAAATTGCTGCCGACTCTAATGCTGTTATGGTTAATGCAGCCTTCCTGAAATTATTGAATATTGCTGATCCGAGCCTTGCTGTTGGCGAGTTGCTGCAACTAAGAGAAGGCCCAAATGCAGCAAGGTTACCCATCGTAGGGGTTATTGATGATTTCAATCGCTCTACTTTAAAACAGCAGGTAGAGCCTACCATTCTTTATTACACTCCCACACCTCCGCGCAGTGTCGTGAAATTAAGTGGAGTGCAAATGGCTGCACAGTTGGACTTTATTCAAACCACCTATCGCGAGATGTTCCCCAATGCGCCCTTTGCTTATACGTTTCTTGATGAGCGATTTGCGAAAATATATGCCGCAGATAGGCGCTTTGGTAGCATCTTCCTCATTTTTTCCATCCTTGCCATTTTTGTAGCGTGCATGGGGTTACTGGGGCTGTCTTCCTATCTGGCGCTTCAGCGTACAAAAGAGGTTGGAATTAGAAAAGTACTGGGTGCTACCGTGCCGAGTATTGTATTATTATTCTTCCAAGATTTCCTCTGGTTAATCCTTATCGCCGTCGTAATTGGGGTTCCTATTACTTACTTGGGGATGAACGAATGGCTAGCTGGTTATGCACACCGGATCACTTTTCCCTGGTGGGTACTTTCAGGAGCCATACTCACATTGGTAGGTATTGCCTTTTTAACCGTCAGTTACCAAACTTGGCGTTTGGCCATATTAAACCCCACATCAACCCTACGACAAAACTAA
- the queD gene encoding 6-carboxytetrahydropterin synthase QueD, translated as MEIFKKFTFDSAHYLPNVHEEHKCRRMHGHTYIVRLYISGELDPHLGWVADFGDVKAIWKPIEERLDHRTLNDIPGLENPTAENLAIWIWREVKPQLPALSRVEVCENPSSGVIYRGEYE; from the coding sequence ATGGAGATCTTTAAGAAGTTTACGTTTGATTCTGCACATTATTTGCCCAACGTTCACGAAGAACACAAGTGCCGAAGAATGCACGGGCATACCTATATTGTACGCCTGTACATTAGTGGAGAATTGGATCCACACCTGGGCTGGGTGGCAGATTTCGGTGATGTCAAAGCCATCTGGAAACCTATCGAAGAAAGACTCGATCACCGTACCCTCAATGATATTCCTGGCCTGGAAAACCCCACGGCAGAAAACCTTGCCATCTGGATTTGGCGGGAAGTGAAGCCTCAACTGCCGGCACTCTCGCGGGTAGAAGTGTGTGAAAACCCCAGTAGTGGGGTGATCTATCGAGGGGAATACGAGTAG
- a CDS encoding caspase family protein, translated as MATQRGFGRQEGSNTSPNSGKNYLLTIGIDNYLHWQRLSNAVKDAQEFADVLTRQYQFEAGDIFTLYNEQATEANIYQALRDMKRRLEPLDNLIVYYSGHGHYDDEFDEGYWIPVNAKPDDESNFISNANIVKRINALDTQHTLLIVDSCFSGSLVVQKRNAIPDERFKSRRILTSGRYETVSDGRDGENSPFSAGLLTYLRKNTSPKLDTTSVIKYVKDFVFTQAKQHPVDGRIQNSADEGGEFVFYLRRDEEAVWQEVCLADKVVEYRNYIAGFPAGKYVAAANRKINLLEEDEVWSSVKINDTELGYEGYISKYSPSGKYLTEARERLSKLRENRHERQKAQQEIAARESERAQLRLAFDELVKSAERLFGERKLEEARSKYREALQTHLPGFAPTQEYLEEQINLCQSNLAFLAHYENGKAALQQENYRLAIEYFQEALKINNNAKVEKLIAHCQQQMQNGQRKTSTRSGGAQTRSFAGTATPDAPKRRIGMWIGVGVTLCFLLFLLFAALVNEGIFDNTLPNYDDTSIYDDDYTDDPTPGSTPASPTTADLLMGTWQVSTINVVRNGVAYNATAEDQSLLLLIGAVYNFQSNGIVTLSTEFGSENIYYSLNGNNIYVQAPGYSTGTINKIDRQSLQLTLPFTNYFGTHMLQFNLVRY; from the coding sequence ATGGCTACTCAAAGGGGGTTCGGAAGACAAGAAGGAAGCAATACCTCTCCAAATAGTGGCAAAAACTATTTGCTCACCATCGGTATCGACAATTACCTCCATTGGCAACGCCTCTCTAATGCCGTAAAGGATGCCCAGGAATTTGCTGATGTACTTACTCGTCAATATCAATTTGAGGCCGGAGATATTTTTACACTCTACAATGAACAGGCCACCGAGGCCAATATTTACCAGGCTTTAAGGGACATGAAACGGCGGCTGGAGCCACTGGACAACCTCATTGTTTACTATTCCGGCCACGGCCATTATGATGACGAATTTGATGAAGGTTACTGGATTCCCGTCAATGCTAAGCCCGATGATGAGAGTAATTTCATCAGCAATGCCAATATCGTCAAGCGAATCAACGCCCTGGATACACAGCATACGCTGCTAATCGTCGACAGTTGTTTTTCGGGATCTCTCGTGGTGCAAAAAAGAAATGCTATTCCCGACGAGCGGTTTAAGTCTCGGCGTATCCTGACCTCTGGCCGCTACGAAACGGTTTCCGATGGCCGCGATGGGGAGAACAGCCCTTTTTCCGCAGGCCTCCTCACTTATCTGCGCAAGAATACTTCGCCAAAACTGGATACCACCAGTGTCATCAAATACGTCAAAGACTTTGTTTTCACCCAGGCCAAGCAGCATCCCGTTGATGGCCGCATTCAAAATAGTGCCGACGAAGGGGGCGAGTTTGTCTTTTACCTGCGCCGTGACGAAGAAGCCGTTTGGCAGGAAGTGTGCCTGGCTGATAAAGTGGTGGAATACCGCAATTACATCGCCGGCTTTCCTGCCGGAAAATACGTAGCCGCCGCCAATCGCAAGATCAATTTACTGGAAGAAGATGAAGTCTGGTCGAGCGTCAAGATCAACGACACCGAGCTTGGCTATGAAGGTTATATCAGCAAATATTCTCCTTCCGGAAAATACCTCACCGAGGCTAGAGAGCGGCTCTCAAAACTCAGAGAAAACCGCCACGAACGCCAAAAAGCCCAACAGGAAATTGCCGCACGAGAAAGCGAGCGTGCCCAACTACGCCTGGCTTTCGACGAGCTGGTAAAAAGCGCTGAACGCTTATTTGGCGAACGCAAGCTGGAGGAAGCTCGCAGTAAATACCGAGAGGCACTCCAAACTCACCTCCCCGGCTTTGCCCCTACTCAGGAGTACCTCGAAGAGCAAATCAACCTTTGCCAGAGCAACCTGGCTTTTTTAGCTCATTACGAAAACGGCAAGGCGGCACTGCAGCAAGAAAACTACCGACTGGCCATCGAGTATTTTCAGGAAGCCCTGAAGATTAATAACAATGCCAAAGTAGAAAAACTCATCGCGCATTGCCAGCAGCAAATGCAAAATGGTCAGCGTAAAACTTCGACCAGAAGTGGCGGTGCTCAAACACGTTCTTTCGCAGGTACTGCTACTCCTGACGCGCCAAAGCGCCGTATTGGGATGTGGATTGGGGTAGGGGTTACCCTATGCTTCTTATTGTTCCTCCTTTTCGCAGCACTGGTCAACGAAGGCATTTTTGACAACACGCTCCCCAACTACGACGATACCTCTATCTACGACGACGATTACACCGATGATCCCACACCCGGCAGTACGCCTGCCAGCCCCACTACCGCAGATTTACTGATGGGCACCTGGCAAGTAAGTACCATCAATGTGGTGCGTAATGGTGTAGCCTACAATGCCACAGCAGAAGATCAATCACTATTGTTGCTGATTGGAGCCGTCTACAATTTCCAGTCGAACGGCATTGTGACACTTAGCACCGAATTTGGCTCCGAAAACATCTATTACAGCCTCAATGGGAACAATATTTACGTGCAAGCCCCCGGCTACAGCACTGGAACCATTAACAAAATAGATCGGCAAAGCTTACAGCTGACGCTGCCCTTTACCAATTACTTTGGTACCCACATGTTGCAGTTTAATCTGGTGCGGTATTGA
- a CDS encoding tyrosine-protein kinase family protein produces the protein MEILSLERFKGLVSILQNEYDLILIDTPPILMVADAIVIGKNTDGVIFVNSFHNSNEETLRSAIDLLSKNEIPLIGLVLNRAYNIKHNFGYGYSYEYEKPEDGEE, from the coding sequence ATGGAAATCTTGAGCTTAGAAAGGTTTAAAGGATTAGTATCTATTCTCCAAAATGAATATGATTTAATACTTATTGATACTCCACCTATACTAATGGTTGCTGATGCAATAGTAATTGGGAAAAATACAGATGGGGTAATCTTTGTAAACTCCTTTCATAATTCTAACGAAGAAACTCTTAGAAGTGCCATTGATCTTCTTTCAAAAAATGAAATCCCCTTAATTGGTTTAGTGCTTAATCGGGCCTATAATATAAAGCACAATTTTGGTTACGGATATTCTTATGAATATGAGAAACCAGAGGATGGAGAAGAATAA
- a CDS encoding IS630 family transposase: MKIKLSQSEYDQLRQIQKHPNLPPRQFRKVTVLIMLHQGHKIKVIEAALGLDDNTIRRYAKAFYEKGLTAYLLDGFTPYSGKLNEEEILLLTAHLEENLYEEAASICEYVQVTFGVIYSVSGMTQLLHRIGFVYKQTKAVASKANEQDQLDFLDDVLPELLEQAVQGEAVVYYADGCHPTHNTKTGRAWIRKGRDFEVDCNSGRKRVNINGAINALKPEHLVYDITDSINAQSTQRLCRQLLKKHPKKKIYLICDNARYNRNKMLQDWAADQRIEFVFLPPYSPNLNLIERLWKFMRKKVISSIYYDTYSKFKDGIIDFLNDTKSHKSELRRLLTLNFRSVGGTSVYAQTT; this comes from the coding sequence GTGAAAATCAAGCTAAGTCAATCCGAGTACGATCAATTACGTCAAATTCAGAAGCATCCGAATTTGCCCCCGCGTCAATTCCGCAAGGTTACGGTCTTGATTATGTTGCATCAGGGACATAAGATCAAGGTCATTGAGGCTGCGCTGGGTTTGGATGATAATACCATCAGACGTTACGCGAAAGCCTTTTATGAAAAGGGATTGACGGCTTACCTCTTGGATGGGTTTACGCCCTATTCAGGAAAACTGAACGAGGAAGAGATTTTACTCTTGACAGCTCACTTGGAAGAGAACTTGTACGAAGAAGCCGCTTCCATTTGTGAGTATGTTCAAGTAACCTTTGGCGTTATTTATTCGGTATCTGGTATGACTCAGCTCCTGCATCGCATTGGCTTTGTATACAAGCAGACCAAGGCAGTAGCCAGCAAAGCTAACGAACAAGATCAGCTGGATTTTCTAGATGACGTACTGCCCGAACTTTTGGAACAAGCCGTACAAGGAGAAGCAGTAGTATACTACGCTGATGGCTGTCATCCCACCCATAATACCAAAACGGGGAGAGCTTGGATACGCAAGGGCCGAGACTTTGAGGTGGACTGTAATAGCGGTCGTAAACGGGTAAATATCAACGGTGCGATCAATGCACTTAAGCCTGAGCACCTGGTTTATGACATCACTGATTCTATCAATGCACAGTCTACCCAACGGCTGTGCCGGCAATTATTGAAGAAACATCCAAAGAAGAAAATATATCTGATCTGCGATAATGCCCGCTATAATCGCAATAAAATGCTCCAGGACTGGGCCGCTGATCAGCGCATAGAATTTGTATTTCTACCCCCTTATTCTCCTAATTTGAATCTAATAGAGCGGCTTTGGAAGTTTATGCGTAAAAAAGTCATCAGCTCTATTTACTACGATACGTATTCAAAATTCAAAGACGGAATAATTGATTTTCTCAATGACACTAAGTCACACAAGTCAGAGTTACGCAGGCTACTAACGTTGAATTTTCGTTCAGTAGGTGGGACTTCTGTATACGCCCAAACCACTTAG
- a CDS encoding ImmA/IrrE family metallo-endopeptidase produces MNTTKKGNEFEERVYLLLEKAIDEGILGMDGKYCKLRKKPKYYSKERESDIIFDLSIEVWPPGAANYMLLFVVECKNYSHPIPINDLEEFDKKVTQVSGLNAKAVFITNANLQGTGPLYAKNRGIMYIKVYDDNSYKIVLHSSTRKFRVISPTDEFSIIDNQLQKVLNPISDRASIRSQIERLSRNDINRIAKSLINRIDQYILERKRKLPLRELEKYITGELNVGIQKVNSLGKDSAGRKIRAATDLENGVIHVSNQVSQGRSYPFILAHELGHILLHSEIELSQIEYEAFTDAEFSFSSMRYVLTNDRNWLEWQANCFASSIILPDISLLTRLFMFQEQLGMRVGKIYLDDQWANRKSFYQLVEKLAYYFYTTKTSVVYRLNDLDQIDNHSRLKSIGQIIDQNKDEFREYN; encoded by the coding sequence ATGAATACGACCAAAAAAGGAAATGAATTTGAGGAAAGAGTTTATCTCCTTTTGGAGAAGGCAATAGATGAAGGAATATTAGGTATGGATGGGAAGTATTGTAAGCTAAGAAAGAAACCCAAATACTATTCTAAAGAACGAGAAAGCGATATCATCTTTGATCTGTCGATTGAAGTGTGGCCACCAGGAGCAGCAAACTACATGTTACTGTTTGTGGTAGAATGCAAGAATTACAGCCACCCAATTCCAATTAATGATTTAGAAGAGTTTGATAAGAAAGTTACACAGGTTTCAGGCTTAAATGCTAAAGCTGTGTTCATTACCAATGCAAATCTTCAAGGAACGGGACCTCTTTACGCGAAGAATAGAGGTATTATGTACATAAAAGTATATGATGACAATAGCTACAAAATAGTACTGCATAGTAGCACGAGGAAATTCAGAGTTATTTCGCCAACTGATGAGTTTTCAATTATTGATAATCAACTTCAAAAAGTCCTTAATCCTATTAGTGATAGAGCTAGTATTAGATCTCAAATAGAGAGACTTTCAAGGAATGATATTAATAGGATTGCCAAGTCACTGATAAATAGGATTGATCAGTATATTTTGGAGAGAAAGAGAAAGCTCCCATTACGTGAGTTAGAAAAATATATAACCGGTGAACTCAATGTTGGTATTCAAAAAGTTAACAGTTTAGGAAAAGATTCGGCAGGTAGGAAAATTCGTGCAGCTACGGATTTAGAGAATGGTGTCATTCACGTGTCAAATCAGGTGTCTCAAGGTAGATCCTATCCTTTTATCTTAGCACATGAGCTTGGCCATATACTTTTACATAGCGAAATCGAGCTAAGCCAAATTGAATATGAAGCATTTACAGATGCTGAATTCTCATTTAGCAGTATGAGGTACGTTTTAACCAATGACAGAAATTGGCTTGAATGGCAAGCTAATTGTTTTGCGTCGTCAATTATTTTACCTGACATCTCATTATTGACAAGGTTATTCATGTTCCAAGAACAGTTGGGGATGAGAGTAGGTAAGATATACCTAGATGATCAATGGGCTAACAGAAAATCCTTTTATCAATTGGTGGAAAAGTTGGCTTATTATTTTTACACGACAAAGACGAGCGTTGTATACCGGTTAAATGATCTAGACCAAATCGATAATCACTCTCGGCTTAAGTCTATTGGACAGATTATTGATCAAAATAAAGATGAGTTTCGAGAGTACAATTAA
- a CDS encoding T9SS type A sorting domain-containing protein: MNHRKLLIWAVLLLFVLPLTGQINISISNDVTICEGESVFLDANPSGGDGNYTYSWTPTEGLSCADCLGTMATPTVTTTYTLTVEDGLGEQGSASVTVTVAPLVIEATVQNINCNGANTGFIQINNGANFIYEWSNGDTNPLQQGLSAGTYCVTVTNGSGCANEECFVITEPPVLQADASATNVTCAGMVDGTITVTVIGGVAPYIYNWDIGLDGSTLVNLPAGTYSVTIIDASGCTVVTDATILEDPSFTVTVNGLPTEPCVTDFTLQAVTEGGSGNFTYLWEINGVVASTTTELVNPAPGQIVLTVTNENGCSITQFVSYDPFPLVDVNTSGILSCSTGSVVLDGSGSTSGPDYTYQWTGPNGFSSDQEVVTVSDPGIYVLTVSSISVAGCSSSLEVTVTDLTLDFEDGIITTVLGCNDYRLQGIIPANYFGQIAFEWTFPDGVTTITDEQTITPTQTGIYTLRTEAIGFDCNFYSTIFIDLEAETCATINGYVHQDDNEDCAPDPADLPLEGWEVIATDGVASYVAFTDSEGYYELSVPIATTSVTLIAPSAAWEICLATVELDPALEEGEARNVDFPVKALVYCPELNVNLSANFLRRCFSNYYYINVTNNGTETAFGAEVILTLDEFVFYENSSLQPTGIVDQTIVWTIDEIAPNETVFFWVQVFVSCNAQLGQTHCSEVFVTPNPLCAPAQNWSGTNLELEADCNGTDVVFTVRNTGTEDLAESINYIVIEDGVAMMQPQMIDDLGGDQIETFLFPANGSTYTFQIDQVENHPYSEVLSLSIEGCGLNDQNEFSTGFVTQFSQTTATISSDVFCLENVGSYDPNDKAALPVGYGEQHYIVPETELYYRIRFQNTGTDTAFTVVIRDTLSEYLDLRTIDLGVSTHDYTANIGADRALTFTFNNILLPDSTTNLEASQGFVDFRISPDANAPLETIIENDAAIYFDFNEPVITNTVFHTLGRNFLEVVNTEVVPGVAIQWNIFPNPVADQLELQLSGEEVPDRLLLQVLDAQGRLLRQASFSGKTHSLSVADLPAGWYQLRLTLDNGDLLGTAKLVKK; the protein is encoded by the coding sequence ATGAATCATAGAAAACTACTTATTTGGGCAGTTCTGCTGCTTTTTGTTCTGCCGCTTACCGGGCAGATTAATATCTCTATTTCAAATGATGTGACCATTTGTGAGGGAGAAAGCGTCTTTTTGGATGCCAATCCCAGTGGAGGCGACGGAAACTATACTTACTCCTGGACACCCACAGAAGGTTTGAGCTGTGCGGATTGCTTGGGTACCATGGCTACGCCTACCGTCACAACAACTTATACCTTAACGGTAGAAGATGGCCTGGGGGAACAAGGCAGTGCCAGTGTAACCGTCACGGTGGCACCATTAGTCATAGAAGCTACCGTACAGAACATCAACTGCAATGGTGCAAATACAGGTTTTATTCAGATCAATAATGGTGCGAATTTTATCTACGAGTGGAGCAATGGAGATACCAACCCGTTACAACAAGGCTTATCCGCAGGCACCTACTGTGTAACCGTGACAAATGGAAGTGGGTGTGCCAATGAGGAATGTTTTGTAATAACAGAACCACCGGTATTACAAGCTGATGCATCAGCTACAAATGTTACTTGCGCTGGCATGGTCGATGGTACAATTACGGTTACGGTAATTGGAGGCGTAGCTCCCTATATCTATAATTGGGACATTGGTTTGGATGGATCTACGCTGGTTAACTTACCCGCAGGGACCTATTCTGTGACCATTATTGATGCCAGTGGTTGTACAGTAGTTACTGATGCAACAATATTAGAAGATCCCTCTTTTACCGTAACTGTCAATGGCTTGCCAACCGAGCCATGTGTGACGGATTTTACGCTTCAAGCAGTGACCGAAGGCGGCAGTGGCAACTTTACCTACTTGTGGGAGATCAATGGAGTTGTAGCATCTACGACTACGGAGTTGGTGAACCCTGCACCCGGACAGATTGTGCTGACGGTCACTAATGAGAATGGTTGTAGCATTACCCAGTTTGTTAGTTACGACCCTTTCCCATTGGTAGATGTCAATACCTCTGGCATCCTTTCCTGCTCCACTGGCAGTGTGGTATTGGATGGCTCTGGCTCAACAAGCGGCCCCGACTATACTTATCAATGGACAGGGCCTAATGGTTTTAGCAGTGACCAAGAGGTAGTCACCGTCAGTGATCCGGGCATTTATGTCTTAACGGTGAGCAGTATCAGTGTTGCAGGTTGTAGCAGTAGTCTGGAGGTGACCGTAACCGACCTTACACTGGACTTTGAGGATGGTATCATTACTACCGTCTTGGGGTGTAACGATTATCGCTTACAAGGCATCATTCCAGCCAATTATTTTGGTCAGATAGCTTTTGAATGGACGTTCCCTGATGGTGTTACGACCATTACCGACGAACAGACCATTACGCCTACCCAAACCGGTATTTATACCCTGCGGACAGAGGCTATAGGCTTTGATTGTAATTTTTATTCAACGATCTTTATTGATCTGGAAGCTGAAACCTGTGCGACGATTAATGGTTACGTACATCAAGACGATAACGAAGATTGTGCGCCCGACCCCGCAGATCTGCCACTCGAAGGCTGGGAAGTCATCGCTACGGACGGTGTGGCCAGTTACGTTGCGTTTACCGATAGTGAAGGATATTATGAATTGAGTGTCCCTATTGCAACGACTTCTGTGACCTTGATCGCTCCATCAGCAGCTTGGGAAATATGTTTAGCAACAGTTGAGCTCGATCCAGCTTTAGAGGAAGGGGAAGCGAGAAATGTAGATTTTCCGGTTAAAGCCTTGGTGTATTGCCCGGAACTCAACGTCAATTTGAGTGCCAACTTCTTGCGTCGTTGTTTTTCAAATTACTACTACATCAACGTTACCAACAATGGCACGGAAACTGCCTTCGGTGCTGAGGTTATTTTGACTTTAGATGAATTTGTTTTTTACGAAAATTCAAGTCTTCAACCTACGGGAATTGTTGACCAAACTATTGTGTGGACCATTGATGAAATTGCTCCTAATGAAACCGTCTTTTTCTGGGTACAGGTATTTGTCAGCTGTAATGCGCAATTGGGGCAGACCCACTGTTCTGAGGTATTCGTAACTCCTAACCCTTTGTGCGCTCCTGCGCAAAACTGGTCGGGTACCAACCTGGAGTTGGAGGCTGATTGCAATGGAACGGATGTCGTCTTTACCGTTAGGAATACCGGAACGGAAGACTTGGCGGAAAGCATCAACTACATCGTCATTGAAGATGGCGTAGCCATGATGCAACCTCAAATGATTGATGATTTGGGCGGAGATCAAATCGAGACTTTCCTCTTTCCCGCCAATGGCTCTACCTATACTTTTCAAATCGACCAAGTAGAAAACCACCCTTATTCAGAAGTATTAAGTTTGTCGATTGAAGGTTGCGGGCTCAATGATCAAAATGAGTTCAGTACTGGTTTTGTTACTCAATTTAGTCAAACGACAGCCACGATCAGCAGCGATGTTTTCTGTCTGGAAAATGTGGGTTCCTATGATCCCAACGACAAAGCGGCGCTGCCCGTAGGATATGGTGAGCAGCACTATATCGTTCCGGAAACCGAATTGTACTATCGCATCCGCTTCCAAAACACGGGTACTGATACTGCCTTCACGGTGGTTATTCGGGACACCTTGTCGGAGTACCTGGATTTACGCACCATTGATTTGGGGGTAAGTACCCATGATTATACCGCCAATATTGGAGCTGATCGGGCGCTGACCTTTACCTTCAACAACATCTTACTGCCTGATAGCACCACCAATCTGGAAGCTTCTCAAGGTTTCGTTGATTTCCGAATTTCACCCGACGCCAATGCACCACTGGAGACCATCATCGAAAACGATGCAGCGATCTACTTCGACTTCAATGAGCCCGTGATCACCAATACCGTATTCCATACCCTGGGGCGCAATTTCCTGGAGGTGGTCAATACCGAAGTGGTGCCAGGTGTAGCCATCCAATGGAACATCTTCCCCAACCCCGTCGCTGACCAGCTGGAACTACAGCTGAGTGGAGAAGAAGTACCTGACCGGCTGCTCTTGCAGGTGCTGGATGCGCAAGGCCGCCTGTTGCGCCAAGCGTCCTTCAGTGGCAAGACCCATTCGCTTTCGGTAGCGGATTTGCCCGCAGGTTGGTACCAATTGAGATTGACACTTGACAACGGAGATTTGTTAGGAACAGCGAAGTTGGTGAAGAAGTAA